The proteins below come from a single Chrysoperla carnea chromosome 1, inChrCarn1.1, whole genome shotgun sequence genomic window:
- the LOC123305728 gene encoding gamma-glutamylcyclotransferase-like, with protein MGKFLYFAYGSNLLSKRIHLKNPSAVRKCVGKLKDYRLDFMHYSNRWKGAAATIVPTPGHTVWGAIWELDDSHLASLDHQEGVHQNMYFRFDANIETTEGNLITCKTYQQTESPELLNEGESLPLDRRPSELYKSVILEGAVESGLPNDYIEQLRKIPSVPVKGELNLIEALEKSN; from the coding sequence AtgggtaaatttttatattttgcctACGGCAGTAATCTATTAAGTAAacgtatacatttaaaaaatccatCAGCTGTGCGTAAATGTGTTGGAAAACTAAAAGATTATCGTTTAGATTTTATGCATTATTCAAATCGATGGAAAGGTGCCGCCGCAACAATTGTTCCAACACCGGGCCATACAGTTTGGGGTGCAATTTGGGAACTTGACGATAGTCATTTAGCATCTTTAGATCATCAAGAAGGTGTCCATCAGAATATGTATTTCCGATTTGATGCGAATATTGAAACGActgaaggtaatttaattacatGTAAAACTTATCAACAAACAGAAAGTCCAGAATTGTTAAACGAAGGGGAATCATTACCATTGGACAGAAGACCATCAGAATTGtataaaagtgttattctagAAGGTGCTGTTGAGTCTGGATTACCAAATGATTATATTGAACAATTGAGAAAAATACCAAGTGTTCCTGTTAAAGGTGAATTAAATCTAATCGAAGCTTTAGAAAagagtaattaa
- the LOC123305791 gene encoding gamma-glutamylcyclotransferase-like — MGKLLYFAYASNLLSKRIHFTNPSAVRKCVGKLKDYRLDFGHYSNRWKGAGATIVPTPGHTVWGAIWELDDSLLASLDREEGVHEDMNGVLQNMYSRFDVNIETTEGNLITCKTYQQTENPEMLNEGESLPLDRKPSEFYKSVILEGAIESGLPNDYIEKLRKIPSVPVKGELNLNELFRKND; from the coding sequence ATgggaaaattgttatattttgctTACGCTAGTAATTTATTAAGTAAACGTATACATTTTACAAATCCATCAGCTGTGCGTAAATGTGTTGGAAAACTAAAAGATTATCGTTTAGATTTTGGACATTATTCAAATCGCTGGAAAGGTGCCGGTGCAACAATTGTTCCAACACCCGGCCATACAGTTTGGGGTGCAATTTGGGAACTTGACGATAGTCTTTTAGCATCTTTAGATCGTGAAGAAGGTGTCCACGAAGATATGAATGGTGTCCTTCAGAATATGTATTCCCGATttgatgtaaatattgaaaCGActgaaggtaatttaattacatGTAAAACTTATCAACAAACAGAAAATCCAGAAATGTTAAACGAAGGGGAATCGTTACCATTAGACAGAAAACCGTCGGAATTCtataaaagtgttattctagAAGGTGCTATTGAGTCTGGATTACCAAAtgattatatcgaaaaattgagaaaaataccAAGTGTTCCCGTTAAAGGTGAATTAAATCTAAACGAGctctttagaaaaaatgattaa